A section of the Mangifera indica cultivar Alphonso chromosome 12, CATAS_Mindica_2.1, whole genome shotgun sequence genome encodes:
- the LOC123193021 gene encoding E3 ubiquitin-protein ligase SHPRH isoform X3, with the protein MLEDDLPNLLPPLRPYQRRAAYWMVQREKGDSESLSERKRSRFCSPLCMPMNFLDSSTRVFYNPFSGNVSLRLEYSSYVFGGILADEMGLGKTVELLACIFAHRKPASEDGMLIDNSFQVIGDQEVKLQRLKRERVECICGAVTESHRYKGLWVMCDICDAWQHADCVGYSPRGKKRRSAVELQKHTRKKDMTKIVVRDGEHICQLCSELMQATHSPVATGATLIVCPAPILQQWHAEIIRHTRPGSLKTCIYEGVRNSSLSDTSVMDISELISADIVLTTYDVLKEDLSHDSDRHEGDRRIMRFQKRYPVIPTLLTRIFWWRICLDEAQMVESNVAAATEMASRLHTKHRWCITGTPIQRKLDDLYGLLRFLKSNPFDIPRWWIEVIRNPYESGDMGAMEFAHEFFKEIMWRSSKLHVADELQLPPQEECVSWLTFSPIEKHFYQSQHETCVDYACEVIQSLKNDILKRNVLGCSSFDDSSNPIITQAEAAKLLNSLLKLRQACCHPQVGSSGLRSLQQSPLTMDEILMVLIGKTKTEGEEALRKLVMALNGLAGIAMIERNLCQAVSLYKEAMVVVEEHSEDFRLDPLLNIHLHHNLAEILPMVTNCLKQFPIEGQQYAESFEKASKVHNIEIYNENVAKGQKLSKKENTDFNDAGNPPDHTLDLLENGHVSSQLFDDASLRIACENLKQKYLTVFSSKLSIARQEFRKSYMQVCNALDNIKEQHDGWWFEVLYHAEGNNDLSSELIRKIEEAVSGSLNKSRSMRIASRFRSMSGLKYHIQSGLDLLQASRKKLLDQLLEIDQTMEKPKEEDMDRVRYCRICYGVGDGPTCVHCELDEIFQDYEARLFRLKKSHGEMIASAEEAVVLQKKNSSLNRFYWYLSQPNKKSTSSTVGNEEVKRRDVRETIVVSKSPSELEVVLGVLKSYCKTHLGRDVISAASKQLHCLEGMRKEYAHARSLAIAQAQVLRSHDEIRMATTRLHLKENEDDNSIDALSPDELAAASVTNSSEKFMAMTMLSSIKGKLRYLKGLAKSKQKLPLEENSNISTLTEETISISNFNEHRSECQSKIDEETCPICQEKLSNQKMVFQCGHFTCCKCFFAMTERRLHHDNKVQNEWVMCPTCRQRTDIGNIAFADDRHSKSCESAMLNGVQGHEIYEESLTVQGSYGTKIEAVTRRILWIKSKDPEAKVLVFSSWNDVLDVLEHAFTANNITCIRMKGGRKSQIAITKFKGQKSSGEGTSKAQVQQPEPKSIQVLLLLIQHGANGLNLLEAQHVVLVEPLLNPAAEAQAISRVHRIGQENRTLVHRFIVKDTVEESIYKLNRGRNTSSFISGNTKNQDQPLLTLRDVESLFAAGLSAVPESDGKPTETEGLRNLPPSVAAAVAAERRLKGHSTPAQ; encoded by the exons ATGCTTGAAGATGATTTACCCAACTTGCTCCCTCCATTAAGACCATATCAGCGTCGTGCAGCATACTGGATGGTACAAAGAGAGAAAGGAGATTCAGAAAGTTTGAGTGAAAGGAAAAGAAGTCGATTCTGTTCTCCCCTTTGTATGCCCATGAATTTTCTTGACTCTTCTACAAGAGTGTTCTATAATCCATTCAG TGGAAATGTTTCTTTGCGCTTGGAATACTCATCATATGTCTTTGGTGGTATTCTTGCCG ATGAGATGGGTTTGGGCAAAACTGTGGAACTTCTTGCCTGCATATTTGCTCATCGAAAGCCAGCATCTGAGGATGGTATGTTGATTGATAATTCATTTCAAGTCATTGGGGACCAGGAAGTTAAGCTACAGAGACTGAAAAGAGAGCGTGTTGAGTGCATCTGTGGGGCTGTGACTGAAAGCCACAGGTATAAGGGTTTATGGGTAATGTGTGACATATGTGATGCCTGGCAACATGCAGATTGTGTTGGTTATTCACCCAGGGGAAAGAAAAGGAGGTCAGCAGTTGAGTTACAGAAGCACACAAGAAAAAAAGATATGACCAAGATAGTTGTGAGAGATGGAGAACACATTTGCCAATTGTGCTCAGAACTGATGCAAGCTACTCATTCTCCTGTTGCTACTGGTGCCACTCTGATAGTCTGTCCAGCTCCTATATTGCAGCAATGGCATGCCGAAATAATACG tCATACACGTCCAGGTTCCTTGAAAACTTGTATCTATGAGGGTGTGAGAAATTCTTCTCTTTCAGATACATCCGTGATGGATATTAGTGAACTTATCAGTGCAGATATTGTGTTAACTACTTATGATGTGCTTAAAGAGGACTTGTCACATGACTCTGATAGACATGAAGGTGATCGACGCATAATGAGATTTCAAAAGAG GTACCCTGTTATTCCAACTCTTCTCACCAGAATATTTTGGTGGAGGATCTGTTTGGATGAGGCTCAAATGGTTGAGAGTAATGTTGCTGCTGCCACAGAAATGGCTTCACGCTTACATACTAAGCATCGGTGGTGTATTACAGGGACTCCTATACAACGGAAACTTGATGACTTGTATGGACTTTTAAGATTTCTTAAATCAAATCCATTTGATATTCCTAGATGGTGGATTGAAGTTATACGAAATCCTTATGAG AGTGGAGATATGGGAGCAATGGAATTTGCTCATGAATTCTTTAAGGAAATCATGTGGCGTTCTTCAAAACTGCATGTAGCAGATGAGCTACAGCTTCCTCCTCAAGAGGAGTGTGTTTCTTGGCTTACCTTTTCACCTATTGAAAAACACTTTTATCAGAGCCAACATGAGACTTGTGTGGATTATGCCTGTGAAgttattcaaagtttgaaaaatgatattctcAAGAGAAATGTGCTAG GTTGTTCATCCTTTGATGATTCTTCTAATCCTATCATCACCCAAGCAGAGGCCGCAAAGCTGTTGAACTCACTCTTGAAGCTTCGCCAGGCCTGCTGCCACCCTCAAGTGGGAAGCTCTGGGTTGCGTTCTTTGCAACAATCCCCTTTAACCATGGATGAAATATTGATG GTTCTTATTGGTAAGACCAAGACAGAAGGGGAGGAAGCACTGAGGAAGTTGGTTATGGCTTTAAATGGGCTTGCTGGGATAGCAATGATTGAGAGAAATCTTTGCCAAGCTGTGTCTTTGTACAAGGAAGCAATGGTTGTTGTTGAAGAGCACTCTGAAGATTTCCGACTGGACCCTTTGTTGAATATTCACCTTCATCACAATCTTGCAGAGATTCTTCCAATGGTTACAAACTGCTTAAAACAATTTCCGATCGAGGGGCAACAATATGCTGAAAGTTTTGAAAAGGCCTCCAAGGTGCACAATATTGAAATATACAATGAAAATGTTGCAAAAGGGCAAAAATTAAGCAAGAAAGAGAATACAGATTTTAATGATGCAGGGAACCCACCAGATCATACACTTGACTTGTTAGAAAATGGCCATGTGTCGTCCCAATTATTCGATGATGCCTCTTTGAGAATAGCTTGTGAGAACTTGAAGCAGAAGTATTTAACTGTATTTAGTTCAAAGCTATCAATTGCTCGACAAGAATTTAGAAAATCATACATGCAG gtttgcAATGCATTGGACAACATAAAAGAGCAGCATGATGGTTGGTGGTTTGAAGTGCTTTATCATGCTGAGGGGAACAATGACTTATCTTCAGAGTTGATTAGAAAGATTGAAGAGGCTGTCTCAGGATCTCTAAATAAATCGAGGTCAATGAGAATTGCATCTCG TTTCCGAAGCATGAGTGGTCTAAAGTATCATATTCAGTCTGGTTTGGATCTACTGCAAGCCTCCAGGAAAAAGTTACTTGATCAACTCTTAGAAATTGATCAGACAATGGAGAAACCAAAAGAAGAGGACATGGATCGTGTGAGATATTGTCGAATTTGCTATGGTGTAGGTGATGGTCCAACATGTGTTCATTGTGAACTAGATGAAATATTTCAG GATTATGAGGCAAGGCTGTTTCGTCTCAAGAAATCACATGGAGAGATGATTGCATCTGCTGAAGAGGCAGTAGTTTTGCAGAAGAAGAATTCTTCACTCAATCGTTTTTATTGGTATTTGTcacaaccaaataaaaaatcaacttCATCAACGGTTGGTAATGAAGAAGTAAAAAGGAGAGATGTTAGAGAAACAATAGTG GTTTCAAAATCTCCCTCTGAATTGGAGGTTGTTCTAGGAGTTTTAAAGAGTTATTGCAAGACTCATTTGGGGAGGGATGTCATATCTGCAGCAAGCAAGCAGCTACACTGTTTGGAG ggaaTGCGAAAGGAGTATGCACATGCGAGGTCATTGGCAATTGCTCAAGCTCAAGTTCTCCGTTCTCATGATGAAATTAGGATGGCAACAACACGATTGCACCTAAAAGAAAATGAGGATGATAATTCTATTGATGCTTTGAGTCCAGATGAACTAGCAGCAGCTAGTGTGACAAACTCCAGTGAAAAGTTTATGGCTATGACCATGTTGTCAAGTATTAAAGGAAAGCTACGATATTTGAAG GGTTTGgcaaaatctaaacaaaaattgccccttgaagaaaattcaaatatttccACATTGACTGAAGAGACGATTtccatttcaaattttaatgagCACAGAAGTGAATGTCAATCCAAAATTGATGAGGAAACATGCCCAATATGTCAAGAAAAACTAAGCAATCAAAAGATGGTTTTTCAATGCGGGCATTTTACATGTTGTAAAT GTTTCTTTGCAATGACTGAGCGGAGACTACATCATGATAATAAGGTTCAAAATGAATGGGTAATGTGCCCAACATGTAGACAGCGTACAGATATTGGTAATATCGCTTTTGCTGATGACAGACACAGTAAATCTTGTGAGTCTGCTATGCTGAATGGAGTCCAAGGTCATGAAATATATGAAGAATCTTTGACCGTTCAAGGATCATATGGAACAAAG ATTGAAGCAGTTACCCGAAGAATTTTGTGGATAAAGTCTAAAGATCCAGAAGCAAAAGTCCTTGTTTTCTCAAGTTGGAATGATGTCCTTGATGTGTTAGAACATGCCTTCACCGCCAACAATATTACTTGTATCAGGATGAAAGGAGGCAG AAAATCACAAATTGCCATCACCAAATTCAAGGGACAGAAAAGCTCTGGTGAAGGAACTTCCAAAGCACAAGTCCAACAACCAGAGCCAAAGTCTATCCAAGTGTTATTACTCTTGATCCAACACGGAGCCAATGGCCTTAATCTGTTGGAAGCACAACATGTTGTTCTTGTAGAGCCACTACTTAATCCGGCTGCAGAAGCACAAGCAATCAGCCGGGTGCACCGAATTGGTCAGGAAAATAGGACACTTGTTCATCGCTTTATA GTTAAAGACACAGTTGAAGAGAGCATATATAAGCTAAATAGAGGCAGGAACACCAGTTCGTTCATCAGTGGAAACACAAAGAATCAAGATCAGCCTCTTTTGACGCTGAGAGATGTTGAGTCACTATTTGCAGCAGGCTTATCCGCCGTCCCAGAAAGTGATGGAAAGCCAACTGAAACTGAAGGTCTAAGGAATTTGCCCCCGTCTGTAGCTGCCGCAGTAGCAGCTGAAAGGAGACTGAAGGGTCATTCAACGCCAGCACAATGA